GGTGAATATCTCGCCGATTACCTTCCCGGCAACGGGTTCGACCACCTTCAATGTCACGGCGACGCCGGCGCTGGCGGGTGCTACGACCTGTAATTTCGGCGGTTCCACCTCGTGTACCCTGCCGGTGGCCGCCTGTTCGCCCGATGTCCTTTATCGTTTCGATGAAGGCAGCTGGACAGGGGCGGCCAATGAGGTGCGTGATTCCTCCGGCAATGCCCGGCATGCCAGTCTGTACAAGCGAAACTCGCTGGGCGGCGTGGTCGCCACCTACCCGACGAAGATATTCCCCCCCAATGGCAAGAAGTGCAGTGCTGCCTATTTTGCCCCGCAGGCCACTACCGGCGTGAACAGCACGGTCAAGACACCGATCGTGCCGGGCGACCAGGGGACCGTGCATTTCTGGTATAAGAGCGATCAGGCGTGGAGCGGCACCGGCGCGAAAAGCGCCACGCTTTTTGATGCCACCACCAGTACCGCCGCCAATGCGGTCATGCCGTTCTACCTGGGCAAGAGTGCCGGTGGCGGCCTGTATTTCTATACGGTAGACAGCAGTTCAACCCAAAAGGCCATCTCGGGATGGTTGCCCGGCTTTGTCGGTTTCAGCTATGCGGCCGGTGTTTGGCACCATATCGCTGCAACCTGGGACTTGCGTGCCGGCCAGAATGCCCTCGCCATCTACGTTGATGGTGTGCAGACGACAAGTACCGGGATCGTCGCATCCGGTAGCAGCGGCATTTTTACCCCGTGGAAATCTGGCGATACCTTGTCTATCGGCGACGCCCGCGCGCCCGATATCGACGTCACGGCGGTAGGCGCGCCGGGCTTATCCGTCGACAGTGCCAACGGGGCCATCGATGAGTTCTACTACTATCCCTACGCGATCAGTCTGGCCCAGATCATTGCCGACCGCGATTCGGCTACCCCGACCTGTACTCCCGGTCTGCACCATGTCCAGATCGAACATGCTGATGGTGCCGGGATCACCTGCTCGCCATCGACGGTGACTCTCAAGGCCTGTGCCGATGCGACCTGCTCAACGCTGTATACCGGCGGCGATGTCACCGGCACCATGACCTCCTCCGGGGGGGCTGCCAACTGGGTGGGGGGGACGTCGTTCAGCATTGGCGTCTCCGGCACTGCCACCAAGGATGTCCAGGTCACCACGACGACCGCAGCGACCCTGGGTGCCACGGTGACGACCCCGACGGGAACGACCAACAGCACAACCTGCCTGTTCGGCGCGGCAACCGATTGCAAGTTTACGTCTGTGGACGCCGGTTTCATTTTCGACGTCCCCAACCATGTCGCCGACCTCAGCCAGAGTGTGAATATCAGCGCCGTCAAGAAATCGGACAGTAGCCTGGCCTGTGCCCCGGCCTTCGCCAGTGTCAGCAAGACCGTTAACTTCAACTGCAGCTATACCAACCCGTCGACGGGCACCAAGCCGGTGATAGTGGGCGGCACCAATGTCAGTTGCGGCACGGCGAGTGGCGTTTCGCTGGCCTTCGACGCGACCGGCAAGGCGGCCACCACGGTGCGCTATGCCGATGTCGGGCAGATGAGTCTGACCGCGAATTTCACCGGCACGACGGGCAGCACCGATGCGGGTCTGGTCATGAACGGTAGCGACACCTTCATTGCCGCGCCGAAGAGTTTTTCCGTCGCTGTCAGCGGTTCGCCCTATATTGCCGGTTCTCCTTTCAACGCCAGGGTCACGGCGCTCAACAACAGTGGCACGGTCACCCCGAATTTCGGTCTGGAGACACCGGCCGAAGGTGCGACCCTGAGCTTCTCGCGCTGCCAGCCGACCGGCGTCGGTACGGTGGATGGCAGTTTTGCCGGCTCCCTCGGTGCGTTCTCCGGTGGGGCGGCCATTGCGAATAACCTGATCTGGAGCGAAGTCGGCAATGGTGATGTGGTGGCGACCCTGACCGCCAGCAGTTATCTGGGCTCCAGTGTGGCTGTGGCGACCGGCAATACCAGTTCCAACGGGACTGTCTGCAATGGGGGGGCTGGCGCCGTCGGGCCATTCCGGCCGGGTTATTTCGACACCGTCGTTACGCCGGGGTGCAGCGCCGCCTTCACCTATGCAGGACTGACCGGAAAACTCGCAGGCCAGCCATTTACCGTCAAGGTCAAGGCCAAGCGCACCGGCGGCGATTCGAGCGACGGGACCAACACCGTGAACTATGCTGGCGCGACGTGGGCCAAGGCGGTCACCCTGTCCGATGCGGCAGCCGTTCCGGTGGGCACCCTGACCAATACCGCCATCCCGGCCACCGCATTTGTTTCAGGGATCGCCACGGTCAGTACACCGACCTATACCTTCGCCGCCAAGCGCGCACCTTACTCGCTGGCGATCCGCGCCGTCGATACCGATACGGTCACGTCCAGCGGCCATGCCGAAGGGGTTACCGACGTGCGTAGTGGCCGTCTGCGTCTGTCGAATGCCTATGGTTCGGTGTCGCCGATCTACATGCCGGTCGAGGCGCAATACTGGAGCGGGCTGTCCTGGGTGAAAAATATTGGGGACTCCTGCACCACGACGACGGGTGGCACGCCGCAGGTGACCTTCGCCGTAGCGCCGGCGAGTACCGGCTGGATACTCACCCCGGCGGCTTTCGCCACGGGGCAGATGGGTTCGATACTGCCATCAGGGCCGACCGGAATAAGGATCGTCAAGCCGCCACCGGGGGCCACAACCATTACCGCGACTGTGCCTGACTGGCTCAAGTGGACCTGGGGCGGGGTAGCGACACCGGTTGCCCCCTCGGCCAATGCCAATGTTGGCATTTACGGTACGCCGGAAAGCCGGCGGTCGGTCCATGTCCGGGAACTGTACTGACATGACCGGGTCTCGGGCACAGGGTTTTACCCTGATTGAACTGATCGTCATCATGGTCATTCTTGGCATTCTGGCCGCGGTGGCCATGCCGAGAATGAATTCGGTAGGCGCGTTTCGCTCGGCCGAGTTTCACGATCAGGTGATTGCCGCCCTGCGTTATGCGCAAAAGACGGCGACCAGTCACCGCCGGTTGGTCTGTGTCACGCTCGGCGCAGGCTCGGTCACCCTGGCCATCGATAGCAGCGCACCCAAGGACACCGTCTGCGATGTCCCGCTGCCGATCCCCGGGACTACTGCAGCGCAGGTTGTGACCGCGAAAGATGGCTTCACCAATGCGGTTCCCGCCGATTTGTTTTTTCAGCCGGATGGGCGGATGACGAGCGATGCGGCAGGGCTCGCAACTACCGATTTTGTTAACGACGTCGATGGCGGCGCAATCGTTGTTCGGGGGGCGACAGGTTATGTTGGTACCTAGGTCGCGCGGTTTCACCCTGATCGAAATGATCATCAGCATCGTGGTCATCGGCATCGGGCTGGCCGGCGTCCTCGTCAGCTTCAACGTGGCTGTCCGGTCTTCGGCCGATCCGCTGATCTCCAAGCAACTGGTCAGCATCGCCGAAGCCGAGATGGAGGGGATCATGCTTCAGGATTTTACGACGCTGGCCTCGACGACAACCTGTGCCAGTTGTCCGCCCGGGTATGGTGTCAATGTCGTGGTGACACCGGGCGTGCTTTGGGAGGATATACCCAACACTGCAACTATTAGCGTGACGGCTGCCTCGGGCACCCAGAACTTCGTACTGATCAATCACCGCACCAATTACGGCCCATGAAAGCGCGCGGCTTTAGCCTCATTGAACTGATCATCGTCATCATGCTGATGGGGATTATGGCGGCCAGCGTCACGATTTTTTTTCAGCCGGCGGTTGTTTCCTTCATCGATGCACGCCGCCGGGCCGACATGACCGACGCGGCCGATACGGCTTTGCGCAGGATGGCGCAGGACATTCGTCGGGCCGTGCCCAATTCGCTCAACCTGATTGCACCGGTCTTTGGAGCCGGCAACCCCGCAGCGTGTTTCCAGATCGTACCGACCGTCGGTGGCGGGCGCTACCGCACCGATATCGACACAGCAATTCCGGGTGCTGATGCGCTGAATGAATCGAGTCCAGCGCCATTCCGCATGGAAATTCTGGCGGTCCAGGGAACACCCCCGGCAGTGGGTGACAGTGTTGTCATCAATAACCAGAATGCCGCCGACGTATACAACGGCCCGAGCCGGGCGGCCATTACAGCCCTGGGCCCGCCCCTGACACTGGCGTCGAATCCGACGGTCAGCGGTTACATGGGGGGACGTTTCCAGGTGGTATCGGCACTCGAGCCGTCGGTCATCTATACCTGTAGCGGGGGTACCCTGACCCGCACGGTGCTTCCCGCTTTTGCTGCCCCGGCTGCGGCCTGTGGTGCGGCCGGTGTGCTGGTCGCCGACAATATTGCCGGTTGTACCTTTACCTACGGCACTGCCGGGGCAACCAATGGTTTGCTGACGATGACCCTGATCATGACCAATCCGGCCAACCAGGAAAGCATCACCCTGGGTTACGCCGTCCACGTGGATAACGCACCATGAAACGTTATCAGCAAGGTCTTGGCATGATTACCGCCATCATCATCCTGGTGATTCTGGCGGCGCTGGCTGCGGCCATTGCCGTGTTCAGTTCGACCCAACATCTGACGTCGGCCCAGGATGTTTTGAGTGCACGTGCCTGGCAGGCGGCCAGGGCGGGCAATGAGTGGGGGCTGTTTATGGCCCGCAACGCCGGCACCGGGTGGGCGAGTGGTACCGCCTGTGCCCCCTCTGCCGTGGCCGGGACGCCTGGTGTTGCGCAGACCAGAGCGATCAATCTCAACGCCGAACTTGGCTTTACCGTTACGGTGACCTGCGTTGCCACCTTCTTCAACGAAGGCGAGTCGTCGGTGGCTCCTGGCGTTCCCAAAACCTTTGCGCTCTATACCATTACTTCGCAGGCAAGCAATGGCGCAAATGTAACCTCACCGACCTACGTCGAGCGGACACGGGTGGTCATTGCTGAAGTACAGCTAACGCTCTGAGAGCTTAGGCACCTGAAGGTACTGCGTGAGCCGATATCCGGTTCGCTTTCCTGGTGGTTAAACCGAGTACGGCCGATGCAGCCAGTTGCGCACCACCTCGACGTCGCGCTGGGGCAGGTAGGCGAATCCGGCCAACGCATCTTCGACAACGGTCTGTGCCACCCAGTGGGGCACAGCCTTGGTCGTCAGCATGTGAAAATACCAGGCCGACGGATAGCCGATTTCGCGGTCGAACTGGCTGAGCGCATCGTGCAGGGCAAGGCCGCTGGTGCCGCTGCTCGCCTCGAATTCCGGCGGTTCGCCGGCCAGTGTGGCAATTGGTTGGGCACGGAAAACCGGCTGGTGGTAGCGGTCCAGATGCTCGCGGGTGGCGATCACCCAGTGATTGTGGAAGGCGCTGGTGCCACCGGCGCTGCTTTTGCTCCAGTCGTCGAGCATGCGGTGGATTGAGGCCGGTTCGGGCTTTTGCGCCAGCATCCGCTTGAGGAAGGTGGCGATGTGCTGGATGCGGCAGAACTTGTAGAAAGGCAGGCCGAGCGGCGTCAGCGCATCGCTGCTGCGTGGGTCGACCAGTTCTTCGAGGGTTGTCGGTTCGTTGATAAACAGTTGATGCGCCCGCATTTCCTGCAGGTCTTCGATTTCCAGCTGGATGAAGTCCTCATTGCCGGGGCCGGCCGAAGCAACGAGATAATGGGTCTGGCCGACCAGGCGGGTGGCAAAGAGTTGCTGGTCGGCAAAGTCATCGATCAGACGGGCGATATCGCCATCGCGCTCGTCGATGGCGTTTTCCAGCCAGCTTTCAAGGCTGTCGCTGATGCGCTGGCCGGCACCATCGACAATGCCACCAAGCCGATACCAGCCGCCGCGCCCGAGGGCATGGCGGAATTTCCACTCGGGCAGGGCGTTGCCAAGGGCTTTGACCAGTCCGGCCGGGCCGGTATTGACCGGTGTTTTGGCGCAGGTTTCGACGATGGCCGGGGAGAGTGATTTGCAGTATTCGATCCAGCCCTGATTCTGTTTCATGATTTTCCCTTGTGGTCAGGCATTTTCCGAGTCGGCGAGCCGCGCTTGTGCCGCTTCACGGACTTCGATTTCCGGGTCGGTGGTGAGTGGCTGCAAAAATTCAATGGGGGCGTTGGCCACGGCGGCCAGCCTTACCCACCATTCATCGTCCTGCAGCAGGGCGGCAGCCAGACCGGGCAGGGCGCGTTCGGCGACGATGGCGCGGACCTCCGGTTCGGCATCATCGGCCAGCAGGTGCAGGGCGAAGGCCGGCAGGCGCGCCGCGACGACCTTGCGGACTTCGCGTTCGCTGTCCTTGGCCAGTTTTGCCAGCTGGCCATGCGGCAGGCGGCGGGCAACGGTGGCGCGGATCAGATAATCGGCATCGTCGATCAGCCGGATGAGCAGGGGCTCGGGCAGGCGGGCGGCGACTGACAATCGGACTTCGCGGTCCGGGTCGCCGACCATGTCGATCAATTGCTCGACGGGCAGGCGCATGGCGACGACCCGGCGGACGACTTCGTCGGGGTCGGATTTGAGCCCGAAAATCGTGTCGACCGCCGCATAACGTGTGGCAATGGCGCGCCGCTCCCAGAAGATGTCATTCAGGTAGTTGCCAGCCAGTTCCGGGTTCCGGCGCAGGAAGCGGTCGATCTGCCGGCCGCTGTGAGCCCGGATGCAGGCATCGCCGGGCGTGCATTTGTGGCCGTTCAGGTAGTCGGGAAAATACCGGCAGCCCGAGCACAGGCCGAGTTTTCCCATGCCTGCATCGGCGGCGGTCTTGTCACTCGTCATCGACCTTGGTGGCAATCAGGATGCCGGTAGCGGCGTCGGCATCGTTGGTCATTTCCAGGCAATGACCAGTAGCGCCGGAAATCAGGAAGAGATCGTAGCCTTCGACGGTGAAGGCGGGACGATAGCGCGGCGACACGTCGTCTTCGCTGCATTCACTAAAGTGCAGGTCGGGAAAGCGCTGGCGCAGGGCTGAGGCGCTGCCGTCGAGCAAGGCCGCTTCGCCGACCCGGGCCAGGATGGTGGGGGTGATCATGCCACTTCTCCGGAGGCCAGTTCCTCTTCGAACCGCGCCAGCGAGGTGGCCGGCACGCCCATGATCTGGGCCAGCCAGGGCGGCGGGCTGGTCAGGCGGCCTTGCAGTTCAACCAGCACTTCACGGGCCTTGCCACCTTCCGGCTTTTTGACCGGGTGCACGCCGGCCCGTACCACCTTGGCGGCGGCCGGGCCACCGATCGACTGGACATAGACGATCTGGCAGTCGTTGATCAGGGCCGAACGGGCGGCATTCTTGTCTTCGGCCGTATCGGCTTCGACGGTGGTGCGGATATCAACCAGTTTGATGTCGGTCGGGCTGACCTGATAGACCAGAAAGCGCTCGCAGGAGCCAAAGTGGCCATCGAGGGTTTCGCCGCGGTTGGCCGCCACGGCAACGCGCAGGGAGCCTGGCATGTCACCGTCGGTGTAGGCGTCGACCGCCGGAAAATCCTTGTTCTCGACGCCCTGACCCCAGAGCAGGCGGACGGCTTCCTTGAGTGACTCACCGTCGACACCGACATGGCAACCCTGCTCGGCAAAGTCGCCGGCCAGGATGACGCGCAGGTCTTCGACGGTGAGCGTACCGAGCTTGGTCTCGGTGAGCGGTGACTCCAGTTTTTCAATCAAGGCGCCGACCAGCGCACGGACATCGAGTCCGCTCAGGGCGCGGGCAGCGAGGGCGATGCGCAGGGCGGCTTCGCGGGAGGCAATCGGGGTGTCGGACATGCGGGTCTCCAGAGAGAGTCTTCAGTGGAGCGACGGCAGATGACTGCCGGCGCTCGGCTCAAGGCTCCGATCAGGCCGGGCCTATGCAGCCTGACGGGCAGACATCGACGCACAACGGGGAATCGTTGTGGCCGTCGCATTCCGTACAGGTGGCAGCGTCGATCTTGAAGAAGATCTTGCCGGAACTGATCGATTTGGTCGGACAGACAGGCTTGCAGTCGCCGCAGGCGGTGCACATGTCGGGGTCGATTTTCATTGCCATGATGAATCTCCTTAGTCTTCGGCAGCGCCGAGGCGCTTTGCTCGCAGGGAAATAGGCAGGCGTGGTGGCTTGGCGATGGGGTCGATGTAGTAAGTCCCACCGTTGTCCAGTTTCAGTTCGCCGCCCCATTTTTCCGGGGTGTCGAATTCGATGGACTCGATGGAGGCTTCCAGATCGCGCTTCGGCAGGTAAAACACCAGCCCGCCCTTTTCACCTTGCTGGATCATGATGTTAGCCATGCAACTGCTCCCTCAGAACCGGCGGAGCCGAGGCCCCGCCGGTGATGTCGATTAGCGAACCAGGTCGAAGTTGAAGTCGGTGGTGCCCATGCCGATGGTTTCCTTGTCGAGTTGCTCAAGGACGGCGTTGGTCAGCTGGGTGATCACCGACATCATGCCTTCGTAGCCCATGGTGGTGGCGCGATGCATGTGGTGGCGGTCGAAGATCGGGAAGCCGAGGCGGATCAGCGGTACTTCAAACTCTTCACCCTTGTGGCGGGTGTCGCGCTGGATGTACTTGCCGTAGGAGTTGCCGATCAGGAAGTCCGGCTTGTCCGTGAAGCACAGGCTGCGCATGTGCCACAGGTCATTGCCGACATAGACCTTGCCATTGACCCCGAACGGGCTGGAAGCGAGCAGCTTTTCCATGGCCTTGCCCCAGCGCTTGTTGGCGTTGTGGGAGAGGATATGGGTCGGCTCGGCGCCAACTTCGAGGAGCATCTTGACAACGCCCATGACGAAATCCGGATCGCCGTAGATGGCGAACTTCTTGCCGTGCAGCCAGGCGTGACTGTCGGAGACGAGGTCCATGCAGCGGCCGCGTTCCAGTTCGAGCGAGGCGGGAATCGGCTTGCCGGTGATCTCGGAAACCTTCATCAGGAACTCGTCGGTCCATTCGACACCCATCGGGATGTTGAGCTTGGGAACGTCGTGGCTCCAGGTGTTCTCGATGAATTTCTTCGACTTCTCCAGCTGGGCCGGCTGCAGCAGGACGGTGGTGATGGCGTTCGGTGCATCCTTGACCTCATCCATCGTCGTGCCGCCGGAGTACATGCGGAATTCGCCGTCAGCCGGGGTGTCGAAGACTTCCGACGGGTCGGAGAGCATGGTGTAATCGACGCCCATTTCACCCAGCATGCGCTTGATGACACGGTAGTTGCCGAGGTAGGTCTCGAAGCCGGGAATGATGTTGATCTTGCCGTTCGAGCCGACTTTCTTGCCGTCCATGCTGTTCAGCGTGAAGGAGCGGATGATGCCTTCGAGCATGTTGTCCCAGCCGGTGGTGTGCGAACCGACGAAGGACGGCGTGTGGGCGAAGGGGACCGGGTAATCCTGGGGGATGTGGCCGTCCTTCTTCGAGTTGTTGATGAAGGCGTTGAGGTCGTCACCGATAACTTCGGCCATGCAGGTCGTCGACACGGCGATCATGTCCGGCTTGTAGATGGCCTTGGCGTTGGCCAGACCGTCATGCATGTTCTTCTGCCCGCCGAATACGGCGGCATCTTCGGTCATCGAGTCGGACACGCAGGAGCACGGTTCCTTGAAATGACGGTTGAAGTAGGTGCGGAAGTAGGCGACGCAGCCTTGCGAACCATGCACGTAGGGCAGGGTCTTGTGGAAGCCGGAGGCGCAGAGGACGGCACCGAGCGGCTGGCAGGCCTTGGCGGGATCAACCGTCAGGGCTTCGCGCTTGAAGTTGAGTTCCTGGTATTCCTGTGTGGTCGTCCACATGAAGGTTTCCCAGACTTTGGCGGGGCCATGACCTTCTTCGAACTGTTCGCGCTTTTCTGCAAGATTCTTCTTGTAGTCGTCGTCACGAAACAGCGGGTAGCACGGCTTGATGTTGTCAGCGGTTTGCATTGCTATCTCCTTGCCCGGACCGCTCATCTGCGGTGCCCGGCGAAAGGTTGATGATCAGGGCTTCCGGCGGCGGGGCGGGTGAAGGACACGAAGTCCGCAATCACCCGCCGCCGCTGCTTTATCCCAATTCCTGAAACTTAGGCGGCCTTCTTGACTTCTTCAGCTTCAACCTTCTTCCACGGGGGGGTCAGGTTCTTGAAAGTCGGGTTGGACAGGGCGATATCCATGTCACGGGCGAAGATCGCGAAACCGTCGTAACCGTGGTAGGGGCCCGAGTAGTCCCAGGAGTGCATCTGGCGGAGCGGAATGCCCATCTTCTGGAAGATGTACTTTTCCTTGATGCCGGAGCCGACCATGTCGGGCTTCAGGCGCTTGACGAACTCTTCCAGCTCGAAACCGGTGACGTCGTCGTAGAGCAGGGTGGCATCACCCATCTCTTTGATGGTCCGGTCGTAGTCGTCGTTGTGGCCGAATTCGTAGCCGGTGCCGATGACTTCCATGCCGAGGTCTTCGTAGGCGCCGATGACGTGACGCGGACGCAGGCCGCCGACGTAGAGCATGACCTTCTTGCCCTGCAGACGCGGTTTGTACTTGGCGACGATCTCGTCCATCATCGGCTGGTAGCGGGCGATCACGGCTTCGGTCTTTTCCTTGACGGAATCGTCGAAGAAGGCGGCGATCTTGCGCAGCGACTCGATGATCTTGGTCGGGCCGAAGAAGTTGTATTCCAGGTAAGGAATGCCGTACTTCTCTTCCATGTGACGCGAGATGTAGTTCATCGAACGGTAGCAGTGCAGCAGGTTCAGCTTGACCTTCGGGGTGTTCATCATTTCCGCAATGGTGCCGTCGCCCGACCACTGGGCAACCACGCGCAGGCCCATTTCCTCGAGGAGGATACGGGTCGCCCAGGCGTCGCCACCGATGTTGTAGTCGCCGATGATGGCGACATCGTAGGGGGTCGATTCGAAGGCGGCGCCATCGCGCTTGTCGAGCACCCAGTCACGGATCGCGTCGTTGGCGATGTGGTGGCCGAGGGACTGGGAAACGCCGCGGAAGCCTTCGCAACGAACCGGGACGACCGGCTTGTCGATGACGGCAGCAGCCTTCTTGGAGACCGACTCGATGTCGTCGCCGATGAGGCCGATCGGGCATTCGGACTGGACCGAGATACCCTTGTGCAGCGGGAAGAGCAGTTCGACTTCGTCGATCAGCTTGGCCAGCTTCTTGTCGCCGCCGAAAACGATGTCCTTCTCCTGAAAGTCAGAGGTGAAGTTCATCGTGCCGAAGGTGTCGACGCCGGTCGTACCGACGTAGTAGTTACGACGCCCGGCGCGGGAATACTGGCCGCAGCCGACAGGGCCGTGCGAAATGTGGATCATGTCCTTGATCGGACCCCAGACCACACCCTTGGAGCCGGCGTAGGCGCAACCACGAATGGTCATGACACCGGGCAGGGACTTGCGGTTGGAGGTGATGCACTTCTTCGATTGTTCAACAGATTGGTCATTGACCGCGAGATGCTTGGCGCGGTCCTTCTGGGCTTTTTCCGGATAAACCTCAAGCACCTCGGCAATGAGGGCTTCGGTTTCTTCGCGAGACAGAGTCGTCATGTTTTCCTCCTGACGCCGCCACCAATCTGTGGCCGACGTGCTGGTTGAAAGTGGCGGGGGACAAGGCCCCCGCCGTAGCTTGCGGGGTCTTGCTTAGGCGGCCAGGTCGGCGGCGGTCTTGCCGACGATGGACTCGTCTTCCGCTTCCATGATGCCGAACTCCATGAGCAGGTCTTCCAGCTCTTCCATCTCGATCGGGGTCGGGATGACGAAGTTGGTGTTATTGACGATCTTGCTGGCGAGCTGGCGATATTCGTCGGCCTGCTTGTGCTTCGGATCGTATTCGACCATGGTCATGCGGCGGATTTCAGCGTGCTGCACAGCGTTGTCACGCGGCACGAAGTGGATCATGGTGGTGCCGAGGCGGGAGGCCAGGGCCATGATCAGCTCGTCTTCGCGGTCAGTGTTGCGGCTGTTGCAGATCAGGCCGGCCAGACGCACACCACCGGAGTTCGCATACTTCACGATACCCTTGGAGATGTTGTTGGCAGCGTACATGGCCATCATTTCGCCGGAACAGACGATGTAGATTTCCTGCGCCTTGTTTTCGCGGATCGGCATTGCGAAGCCACCACAGACCACGTCGCCGAGCACGTCGTAGAAGACGAAGTCGAGATCTTCGTCATAGGCGCCTTCTTCTTCGAGGAAGTTGATGGCGGTGATGACGCCGCGGCCGGCACAGCCGACACCGGGTTCCGGGCCACCGGATTCAACGCACTTGATGCCGCCGAAACCGACCGACAGGACGTCTTCGAGTTCGAGGTCTTCCACCGAACCGGCTTCAGCCGCCAGGTGCATAACCGTGGTCTGAGCCTTGCTGTGCAGGATCAGGCGGGTCGAGTCGGCTTTCGGGTCGCAGCCAACAATCATAACTTTCTTGCCGGATTCGGCCAGTGCCGCCACCAGATTCTGGGTGGTGGTTGACTTGCCGATACCGCCTTTGCCGTAGATGGCGCATTGACGGAGTTTTGCCATGGTGTAATCTCCTTAGTCTGTCAGTCGATTTGCGAAGGATTCATTGAGAGTCGCACCTCACCTTCTGCACGTAGCGTGCCAGGTCGACTGGCAGACCGTAATCGATTGATTATTCAATGAAACCTGAAAATGAGCCGGCGTCTGTCGGGGTGTATGCTTCCGACAATTCCCCCACGCTTTGTAGGGGTGACGACAATGTGCGAGGTCACCATGGGCTTCCCGACGGGGCAACGCACAAGGCGACACTGCCTCGCGACGCCCGTCTGCCGATCAATCGCTGCAACCTGCCGGCGGTGGTGCTCGGTGGCCTCACCTATCAGCACTATCCCAGTCCACTCCTGATCGACGGTGTGGCCGAACTGCATGCTGATCTCTTCCGGCGTCTGGCAGCGGCCAGGCCGGAGGCGAGGGGCGAGGTATTTCGCGATTACCTGACCGTGCATTTCCGGCTGGAACGGCCCGAGGAGATCGGCTTGAGCGGCGAACCGGGCAGCCACAAAAAAAGCCGGGCCAAGGCCAACTACATTCGCATGGTGCGCGGCTGGAGTTTTGATTCAGACAGCCGCGAGGGGGCCGTACTCAAGGGGTGGGTCGAGTCACGCTTCGGCCTGATGCCACGCTATCACGGCCAGCCGCTGCGCGATCCGGCGGGCGACGGCTACCGGCGCTATCAGGAAATGCGGTCGCATGGTCTCTACGGGACCAATGCCCTCGAAGCCCAGTTCGACCTGCTATATACCTTCTGCCAGTTCGAATTGGCCGAGCGTCATCCGGGGGCGCGACATGT
The DNA window shown above is from Dechloromonas sp. HYN0024 and carries:
- a CDS encoding dinitrogenase iron-molybdenum cofactor N-terminal domain-containing protein — protein: MSDTPIASREAALRIALAARALSGLDVRALVGALIEKLESPLTETKLGTLTVEDLRVILAGDFAEQGCHVGVDGESLKEAVRLLWGQGVENKDFPAVDAYTDGDMPGSLRVAVAANRGETLDGHFGSCERFLVYQVSPTDIKLVDIRTTVEADTAEDKNAARSALINDCQIVYVQSIGGPAAAKVVRAGVHPVKKPEGGKAREVLVELQGRLTSPPPWLAQIMGVPATSLARFEEELASGEVA
- a CDS encoding 4Fe-4S binding protein; the encoded protein is MAMKIDPDMCTACGDCKPVCPTKSISSGKIFFKIDAATCTECDGHNDSPLCVDVCPSGCIGPA
- the nifT gene encoding putative nitrogen fixation protein NifT: MANIMIQQGEKGGLVFYLPKRDLEASIESIEFDTPEKWGGELKLDNGGTYYIDPIAKPPRLPISLRAKRLGAAED
- the nifK gene encoding nitrogenase molybdenum-iron protein subunit beta; protein product: MQTADNIKPCYPLFRDDDYKKNLAEKREQFEEGHGPAKVWETFMWTTTQEYQELNFKREALTVDPAKACQPLGAVLCASGFHKTLPYVHGSQGCVAYFRTYFNRHFKEPCSCVSDSMTEDAAVFGGQKNMHDGLANAKAIYKPDMIAVSTTCMAEVIGDDLNAFINNSKKDGHIPQDYPVPFAHTPSFVGSHTTGWDNMLEGIIRSFTLNSMDGKKVGSNGKINIIPGFETYLGNYRVIKRMLGEMGVDYTMLSDPSEVFDTPADGEFRMYSGGTTMDEVKDAPNAITTVLLQPAQLEKSKKFIENTWSHDVPKLNIPMGVEWTDEFLMKVSEITGKPIPASLELERGRCMDLVSDSHAWLHGKKFAIYGDPDFVMGVVKMLLEVGAEPTHILSHNANKRWGKAMEKLLASSPFGVNGKVYVGNDLWHMRSLCFTDKPDFLIGNSYGKYIQRDTRHKGEEFEVPLIRLGFPIFDRHHMHRATTMGYEGMMSVITQLTNAVLEQLDKETIGMGTTDFNFDLVR
- the nifD gene encoding nitrogenase molybdenum-iron protein alpha chain, encoding MTTLSREETEALIAEVLEVYPEKAQKDRAKHLAVNDQSVEQSKKCITSNRKSLPGVMTIRGCAYAGSKGVVWGPIKDMIHISHGPVGCGQYSRAGRRNYYVGTTGVDTFGTMNFTSDFQEKDIVFGGDKKLAKLIDEVELLFPLHKGISVQSECPIGLIGDDIESVSKKAAAVIDKPVVPVRCEGFRGVSQSLGHHIANDAIRDWVLDKRDGAAFESTPYDVAIIGDYNIGGDAWATRILLEEMGLRVVAQWSGDGTIAEMMNTPKVKLNLLHCYRSMNYISRHMEEKYGIPYLEYNFFGPTKIIESLRKIAAFFDDSVKEKTEAVIARYQPMMDEIVAKYKPRLQGKKVMLYVGGLRPRHVIGAYEDLGMEVIGTGYEFGHNDDYDRTIKEMGDATLLYDDVTGFELEEFVKRLKPDMVGSGIKEKYIFQKMGIPLRQMHSWDYSGPYHGYDGFAIFARDMDIALSNPTFKNLTPPWKKVEAEEVKKAA
- the nifH gene encoding nitrogenase iron protein, which gives rise to MAKLRQCAIYGKGGIGKSTTTQNLVAALAESGKKVMIVGCDPKADSTRLILHSKAQTTVMHLAAEAGSVEDLELEDVLSVGFGGIKCVESGGPEPGVGCAGRGVITAINFLEEEGAYDEDLDFVFYDVLGDVVCGGFAMPIRENKAQEIYIVCSGEMMAMYAANNISKGIVKYANSGGVRLAGLICNSRNTDREDELIMALASRLGTTMIHFVPRDNAVQHAEIRRMTMVEYDPKHKQADEYRQLASKIVNNTNFVIPTPIEMEELEDLLMEFGIMEAEDESIVGKTAADLAA
- a CDS encoding NAD(+)--dinitrogen-reductase ADP-D-ribosyltransferase → MKPENEPASVGVYASDNSPTLCRGDDNVRGHHGLPDGATHKATLPRDARLPINRCNLPAVVLGGLTYQHYPSPLLIDGVAELHADLFRRLAAARPEARGEVFRDYLTVHFRLERPEEIGLSGEPGSHKKSRAKANYIRMVRGWSFDSDSREGAVLKGWVESRFGLMPRYHGQPLRDPAGDGYRRYQEMRSHGLYGTNALEAQFDLLYTFCQFELAERHPGARHVTLYRGVNRLADHEVLKKGEGGQHVVLLNNLNSFTCSRERACEFGDYILAVDIPLTKIFFHCGLLPGVLQGEDEFLVIGGVVEVTLSTM